One Pseudochaenichthys georgianus chromosome 7, fPseGeo1.2, whole genome shotgun sequence DNA segment encodes these proteins:
- the LOC117449410 gene encoding tubulin alpha-1C chain-like produces the protein MRECLSIHVGQAGVQIGNACWELYCLEHGIQPDGRKPGDQSIGGGDDSFNTFFMETGSGKHVPRAVFVDLEPTVIDEVRTGTYRQLFHPEQLITGKEDAANNYARGHYTVGKEVIDLVMDRIRKLSDQCTGLQGFLVFHSFGGGTGSGFTSLLMERLSVDYGKKSKLEFSVYPAPQVSTAVVEPYNAILTTHTTLEHSDCAFMVDNEAIYEICRRNLDIERPSYTNLNRLMSQIVSSITASLRFDGALNVDLTEFQTNLVPYPRIHFPLATYAPVISAEKAYHEQLTVSEITNSCFEPANQFVKCDPRHGKYMACCLLYRGDVVPKDVNAAIATIKTKRSIQFVDWCPTGFKVGINYQPPTVVPGGDLAKVQRAVCMLSNTTAIAEAWARLDHKFDLMYAKRAFVHWYVGEGMEEGEFSEAREDMAALEKDYEEVGADSLGGEDEEGEEY, from the exons ATG CGCGAGTGTCTGTCCATCCACGTCGGTCAGGCTGGTGTCCAGATTGGCAATGCCTGCTGGGAGCTTTACTGCCTGGAACATGGGATCCAGCCGGACGGCAGGAAGCCCGGTGACCAGTCAATTGGAGGAGGAGACGATTCCTTCAACACCTTCTTCATGGAGACTGGATCAGGAAAGCACGTCCCCAGAGCAGTTTTTGTTGACCTGGAGCCCACTGTCATTG ATGAGGTGCGCACTGGGACCTACCGCCAGCTGTTCCACCCTGAGCAGCTGATCACTGGCAAGGAGGATGCTGCCAACAACTACGCCCGTGGACACTACACCGTCGGCAAGGAGGTCATCGACCTGGTGATGGATAGGATCCGCAAACTG TCGGACCAGTGCACTGGTCTTCAGGGTTTCCTGGTTTTCCACAGCTTCGGAGGGGGCACCGGCTCTGGTTTCACCTCCCTGCTGATGGAGCGTCTGTCTGTCGACTACGGAAAGAAGTCAAAGCTGGAGTTCTCCGTCTACCCAGCTCCCCAGGTGTCCACCGCTGTGGTGGAGCCCTACAACGCCATCCTCACCACCCACACCACCCTGGAGCACTCTGACTGTGCCTTCATGGTTGATAACGAGGCCATTTATGAGATCTGTCGTAGAAACCTCGATATCGAGCGTCCCTCTTACACCAACCTCAACAGGTTAATGAGTCAAATTGTGTCCTCCATCACTGCATCCCTTCGCTTTGATGGTGCCCTCAATGTTGATCTGACAGAGTTCCAGACCAACTTGGTGCCCTACCCCCGTATCCACTTCCCTCTGGCCACCTATGCCCCTGTTATCTCTGCCGAGAAAGCTTACCATGAGCAGTTAACAGTGTCAGAAATCACCAATTCCTGCTTTGAGCCAGCCAATCAGTTTGTAAAATGTGACCCACGTCACGGTAAGTACATGGCCTGCTGCCTTTTGTACCGTGGTGATGTGGTGCCCAAAGATGTGAATGCTGCCATTGCAACCATCAAAACCAAGCGCTCCATCCAGTTTGTGGACTGGTGCCCCACTGGCTTCAAGGTGGGCATCAACTACCAGCCGCCCACTGTAGTTCCTGGTGGAGACCTGGCCAAGGTGCAGAGGGCTGTGTGCATGCTGAGCAACACCACTGCTATTGCAGAGGCCTGGGCTCGGCTGGACCACAAGTTTGATCTGATGTACGCTAAGCGTGCTTTTGTGCACTGGTATGTGGGGGAGGGTATGGAGGAGGGTGAGTTTTCTGAGGCCAGGGAAGACATGGCTGCTCTGGAGAAAGATTACGAGGAGGTTGGAGCTGATAGTCTGGGAGGTGAGGATGAGGAAGGAGAGGAGTATTAA